In Microcoleus sp. bin38.metabat.b11b12b14.051, a single genomic region encodes these proteins:
- a CDS encoding Uma2 family endonuclease: MIAQVETKTYTAEEYLELEINSEERHEFINGEIILMAGGTPDHSEITTNLVFALKLALKGQPYRTFSSDQRLWVPQLNNYTYPDVIVVAKPIELQSGRNDTITNPVLIAEVLSKSTKAYDRDEKFAAYRSIPSFQEYLLIDQYRLQVQQYSKTDGNKWIFSEYSCAGDRVSLTSISVEFSVGDLYENIEFDVMPNPA, from the coding sequence ATGATCGCGCAAGTTGAAACGAAAACCTACACGGCTGAAGAATATCTAGAATTGGAAATCAATTCTGAAGAGCGACATGAGTTTATCAATGGGGAGATAATTCTGATGGCAGGTGGCACACCAGATCATAGTGAAATTACTACTAATTTAGTTTTTGCGCTGAAACTGGCGTTAAAAGGCCAACCATATCGGACTTTTAGTTCCGATCAGCGGCTTTGGGTTCCGCAACTTAATAATTATACTTATCCAGATGTGATCGTTGTGGCGAAACCGATCGAGTTGCAATCGGGACGCAATGATACAATTACCAATCCTGTGCTGATTGCAGAAGTTCTTTCTAAAAGTACCAAAGCTTATGATCGCGATGAAAAGTTTGCGGCTTATCGTAGTATTCCGAGTTTTCAGGAGTATTTATTAATCGATCAATATCGGTTACAGGTGCAGCAATACTCTAAAACTGATGGAAATAAGTGGATTTTTTCGGAATATAGCTGTGCGGGCGATCGAGTTTCATTAACTTCTATTTCTGTGGAATTTTCGGTGGGAGATTTGTATGAAAATATTGAGTTTGACGTTATGCCAAATCCGGCTTAA
- a CDS encoding methyltransferase domain-containing protein: MPNSKSISISKVTRYQNAALNYYLGLTDSPYLHYGYWQTLPVPAEELTIARLRKAQQAYTDKLLDFIPKDIKTVLDVGCGIGGNAAYLLDRAFAVEGLAPDPFQQQRFLKCTGDRAIFHLTKFEDFKATHSYDLVLFSESSQYMSAVDIAQGAAAVLNPGGYVLLADMMRSNPNYTEGMFSNCHLVTELNTALLQAGFTLVKTEDISTHILPTIDLYVDTFRRYGLNTMIYVADLISIAVPPIHKLLRWIFRRWFKKLVVEGLEASQLFERHLCYEIQLWQLTKTE; the protein is encoded by the coding sequence ATGCCGAACTCAAAATCAATTTCTATTTCCAAAGTCACTCGCTACCAAAATGCAGCGCTGAATTACTATTTGGGGCTGACAGATTCGCCATACCTTCATTACGGCTATTGGCAAACTCTACCCGTGCCTGCTGAGGAACTCACGATCGCGCGTTTACGCAAGGCTCAGCAAGCTTATACTGATAAATTGTTAGATTTTATCCCCAAAGACATCAAGACGGTGCTGGATGTAGGGTGCGGGATTGGGGGAAATGCGGCTTATTTGCTCGATCGAGCTTTTGCAGTCGAAGGACTCGCACCCGATCCGTTCCAACAACAGCGGTTTCTCAAGTGTACAGGCGATCGGGCAATCTTCCACCTCACCAAATTTGAAGACTTCAAAGCCACCCACTCCTACGATTTGGTTCTGTTTAGCGAAAGCAGTCAATATATGTCTGCTGTCGATATAGCCCAAGGTGCTGCGGCTGTCCTCAATCCCGGAGGCTACGTACTGCTTGCCGATATGATGCGCTCTAATCCTAACTATACAGAGGGAATGTTTTCTAACTGTCATCTTGTCACCGAGCTTAACACAGCATTGTTGCAAGCTGGATTTACGTTAGTAAAAACTGAGGATATTTCCACTCATATTTTACCGACAATTGACCTCTATGTCGATACTTTCCGCAGGTATGGACTGAACACAATGATTTATGTTGCGGACTTGATTTCGATCGCAGTTCCGCCAATCCACAAATTACTGCGCTGGATATTTCGGCGCTGGTTTAAGAAGTTAGTAGTTGAAGGATTGGAAGCCAGTCAACTTTTTGAGCGGCATCTTTGTTATGAAATTCAACTTTGGCAGTTAACGAAAACTGAATGA